In Nicotiana tabacum cultivar K326 chromosome 17, ASM71507v2, whole genome shotgun sequence, one DNA window encodes the following:
- the LOC107781294 gene encoding uncharacterized protein LOC107781294, protein MEGKQIAVVPETPINESLQETVQSKTPISKEATVAVEPETPPLLIRPTIVLQNSPIKSGNTPDRLKLPKPFKYPERYTSPTDQMMSPVSKRLLIGRNRKASTLLPLPPSKNRPHHQPMVQGLQLQESGLCQRLNC, encoded by the exons ATGGAGGGAAAGCAGATTGCAGTTGTACCAGAAACTCCCATTAATGAATCCCTACAGGAAACAGTTCAATCAAAAACTCCCATTAGTAAAGAAGCTACTGTTGCTGTAGAACCAGAAACACCGCCGCTACTAATTCGACCAACAATTGTTCTTCAAAATTCTCCAATCAAAAGTGGGAATACCCCTGATCGCCTTAAGCTCCCTAAGCCATTCAAATACCCTGAAAG GTACACAAGTCCAACTGATCAAATGATGTCCCCTGTTTCGAAGAGGCTTCTAATTGGTAGAAATAGAAAGGCCAGCACACTATTGCCATTGCCACCCTCCAAAAATCGACCACATCATCAACCTATG GTTCAAGGTTTACAGCTTCAGGAGTCTGGTCTTTGTCAACGTTTGAATTGCTGA